The proteins below are encoded in one region of Kineococcus mangrovi:
- a CDS encoding GTP-binding protein LepA yields the protein MSRKIITPGDIRDHVLRLGEKYPPIALDSVDRTVHDPRGVRERFGHVIDYLARVELEVDRNVLELLTLLPDVSETDRLFYADVWQPQEIQHGLILDRLQQDIDLSPADPNTDHVSPKIRILGSLAHLKPVQEVARLLYYLTGAATEKAAVVAYNLLVDGLDDMGEEAVSRTIVQPIRRQEPGHFAFYRLSATEMFQQNVLSPWQLRLARVLRRASFSPVGAHTPQHRAQFGGVLTTLGLAEKVEDFGAQIGLVERELLWARDQGMRVPDYILAALRDTIEQFRASAVPAPA from the coding sequence GTGTCGCGAAAGATCATCACCCCCGGGGACATCCGCGACCACGTCCTCCGCCTGGGCGAGAAGTACCCGCCCATCGCGCTGGACTCCGTCGACCGCACGGTCCACGACCCCCGCGGCGTCCGTGAGCGCTTCGGGCACGTCATCGACTACCTGGCGCGCGTGGAGCTCGAGGTCGACCGCAACGTCCTGGAGCTGCTGACGCTGTTGCCGGACGTCTCCGAGACCGACCGCCTCTTCTACGCCGACGTGTGGCAGCCGCAGGAGATCCAGCACGGCCTGATCCTCGACCGGCTGCAGCAGGACATCGACCTGTCCCCGGCCGACCCGAACACCGACCACGTGAGCCCCAAGATCCGCATCCTCGGCTCCCTCGCCCACCTCAAGCCGGTGCAGGAGGTCGCGCGCCTCCTCTACTACCTGACGGGGGCCGCGACGGAGAAGGCCGCGGTCGTGGCCTACAACCTCCTCGTCGACGGGCTCGACGACATGGGCGAGGAGGCGGTCTCCCGGACGATCGTGCAGCCCATCCGCCGGCAGGAGCCGGGGCACTTCGCCTTCTACCGGCTGTCGGCGACGGAGATGTTCCAGCAGAACGTCCTGTCCCCCTGGCAGCTGCGGCTGGCCAGGGTGCTGCGCCGCGCCTCCTTCAGCCCCGTCGGCGCGCACACCCCGCAGCACCGCGCGCAGTTCGGCGGTGTCCTGACGACGCTCGGCCTGGCCGAGAAGGTCGAGGACTTCGGCGCGCAGATCGGGCTCGTCGAGCGCGAGCTGCTGTGGGCCCGGGACCAGGGGATGCGGGTGCCGGACTACATCCTCGCCGCCCTGCGGGACACCATCGAGCAGTTCCGCGCGAGCGCGGTCCCCGCCCCCGCGTGA
- a CDS encoding DUF1206 domain-containing protein — MAGSAQSQVKQHARRGEAFAQRHEQGLRKLGRVGVAAEGVVYLLIGWLAAQVALGGASTSADSSGALAQIAQQPFGTVLLVVLAVGFGALLLWQVVEVVTEDELPHRARAVVKGVAAAALGFSCVRFATGGGSSSGSQQQTVTQRVLEAPGGAVLVVLVGLAVVVVGVVTAVKGLKGDFEDKIEGTLSPALRRLGMAGKLARGIAFAVLGVLVALSATGDTGKSRGLDAAFHEIAAQPYGVVLLLVVAAGVIAFGVFQLVTAHRRTRA; from the coding sequence ATGGCAGGTTCGGCGCAGTCCCAGGTCAAGCAGCACGCCCGGCGCGGTGAGGCGTTCGCGCAGCGGCACGAACAGGGCCTGCGCAAGCTCGGGCGGGTGGGGGTGGCGGCCGAGGGGGTGGTGTACCTGCTCATCGGGTGGCTGGCCGCCCAGGTGGCGCTGGGCGGCGCCTCGACCTCGGCCGACTCCAGCGGCGCCCTGGCCCAGATCGCGCAGCAGCCGTTCGGGACGGTCCTGCTGGTGGTCCTCGCGGTCGGTTTCGGCGCCCTCCTGCTGTGGCAGGTCGTCGAGGTCGTCACCGAGGACGAGCTCCCGCACCGGGCGCGGGCGGTGGTCAAGGGCGTCGCCGCGGCCGCCCTGGGGTTCTCCTGCGTGCGCTTCGCCACGGGGGGCGGGTCCTCGTCGGGGTCCCAGCAGCAGACCGTCACCCAGCGCGTCCTAGAGGCCCCCGGCGGGGCGGTCCTGGTCGTCCTGGTCGGCCTGGCCGTCGTGGTGGTCGGGGTCGTCACCGCCGTCAAGGGCCTGAAGGGCGACTTCGAGGACAAGATCGAGGGGACCCTGTCGCCGGCGCTGCGCCGCCTGGGGATGGCGGGCAAGCTCGCCCGGGGCATCGCCTTCGCGGTGCTGGGGGTGCTGGTCGCGCTCTCGGCCACCGGGGACACGGGCAAGTCGCGCGGTCTCGACGCCGCCTTCCACGAGATCGCGGCGCAGCCGTACGGCGTGGTGCTGCTGCTCGTCGTGGCGGCGGGGGTCATCGCCTTCGGGGTGTTCCAGCTGGTGACGGCCCACCGCCGCACCCGCGCCTGA
- a CDS encoding LacI family DNA-binding transcriptional regulator has protein sequence MARHPSRGETAVEGRTPTVYDVADRASVSIATVSRVLRTPEAVREATRERVLAAVRDLGYVPSGNARALAGRKTGVIGLCFPDHDALEEEDRPAGAGAGGVRVVDDRRRGAAPSSPNLYFDEVLRGAEAEAWRRGFALMVAAGRGPARDVVVNDVAGRCDGLAVLARTVSDELLTHVARRLPVVLLADAARAGGDLPDGLDHVSVDNAAGMQALVAHVVSGLGVRDVVYVAGPADSPDDAERQRGLLAALDAAGLDRAAVEHVRGDFRRDAADVAVTGLLGRRVPRALVCANDQSALGAMDALRRRGLRVPDDVYVTGFDGLDVGRFTQPPLTTVAQPMAELGRAAVRAVVARLTDPAAAPLSARLPVEVLLRESCPPVDTPM, from the coding sequence ATGGCCCGCCACCCGTCCCGTGGGGAGACCGCCGTCGAGGGCAGGACCCCGACCGTCTACGACGTGGCCGACCGCGCGAGCGTGTCGATCGCGACCGTCTCGCGCGTCCTGCGCACCCCGGAGGCCGTCCGCGAGGCCACCCGCGAACGCGTCCTCGCCGCCGTCCGCGACCTCGGCTACGTCCCCTCGGGCAACGCGCGGGCGCTCGCGGGCCGCAAGACCGGTGTCATCGGGCTGTGCTTCCCCGACCACGACGCCCTGGAGGAGGAGGACCGGCCCGCCGGTGCCGGGGCGGGCGGCGTCCGCGTCGTCGACGACCGTCGGCGCGGCGCCGCGCCGAGCAGTCCCAACCTGTACTTCGACGAGGTGCTGCGCGGGGCGGAGGCGGAGGCGTGGCGGCGGGGGTTCGCCCTCATGGTCGCCGCGGGCCGGGGTCCGGCGCGCGACGTCGTCGTCAACGACGTCGCGGGCCGCTGCGACGGGCTGGCGGTCCTGGCCCGCACCGTCTCCGACGAGCTGCTGACCCACGTCGCCCGGCGTCTGCCCGTCGTCCTGCTGGCCGACGCGGCCCGTGCCGGCGGGGACCTGCCGGACGGCCTCGACCACGTCAGCGTCGACAACGCCGCCGGCATGCAGGCGCTCGTGGCCCACGTCGTGAGCGGTCTGGGGGTGCGCGACGTCGTCTACGTGGCGGGGCCCGCGGACTCCCCCGACGACGCCGAGCGGCAGCGCGGGCTCCTCGCCGCCCTCGACGCGGCCGGTCTGGACCGCGCGGCCGTCGAGCACGTGCGGGGCGACTTCCGGCGGGACGCGGCCGACGTCGCGGTCACCGGGCTGCTGGGGCGGCGGGTGCCGCGGGCGCTCGTGTGCGCCAACGACCAGTCGGCGCTCGGTGCGATGGACGCGCTGCGGCGGCGGGGGCTGCGCGTGCCGGACGACGTCTACGTGACCGGCTTCGACGGCCTGGACGTGGGGCGGTTCACGCAGCCGCCGCTGACCACGGTGGCCCAGCCGATGGCCGAGCTGGGCCGGGCCGCCGTGCGGGCCGTCGTGGCGCGGTTGACGGACCCCGCCGCCGCGCCGCTGTCCGCCCGGCTGCCGGTCGAGGTGTTGCTGCGGGAGAGCTGCCCCCCGGTTGACACACCGATGTAA
- a CDS encoding ABC transporter substrate-binding protein, translated as MGTGLSGCSVQVRSRPDPTIGQDTMLINADKGNPLFNRVFNPFLVNTRTAAKWIYEPLILVNPLDGEQIPWLAQSWELPDARTIVLTVREAQWSDGEPFTADDVVFTLELLKQVPALDGKGVWQHLASVEADGDRVVCRLQTDDVPALPIIGVTYVVPRHRWAEVADPGTYRDENPVGTGPFVLGNYNPQQYSMDRNPRYWQADSVEIEHLVLPATDNQLDTVTRGYDWSYSFISDVQGTWGAASPHNRWWFPPGGIVALLPNHTVAPFDDVAVRRGLSLALDRGRIADVASEGYMQPAGQTGLVLPNQQDWLDPAIPDAGMVAQDTAAALESFAAAGYTQRDGRLVGPDGRQFAFALTSANGYTDWTRAAQEVAGQLGALGIEVSLQLPQPAGYQSAVANGQFQVALGGMGGGDVFRAFNDLMSSEFLTDVGTSTQANYERFSDPEVDALLAEFRSSTDPARQLAAARSLQRKVYEELPAIGLYYGGLWGLYNDEKFIGWPTAEDPYMAPQNYDSAPLGIFTRLKLAGGAA; from the coding sequence GTGGGGACCGGACTGAGCGGTTGCAGCGTGCAGGTGCGCAGCCGACCCGATCCGACGATCGGGCAGGACACGATGCTCATCAACGCGGACAAGGGGAACCCCCTGTTCAACCGCGTCTTCAACCCGTTCCTGGTGAACACCAGGACGGCGGCGAAGTGGATCTACGAACCGCTGATCCTCGTCAACCCCCTCGACGGCGAGCAGATCCCGTGGCTCGCGCAGTCGTGGGAGCTGCCCGACGCGCGCACGATCGTCCTGACGGTGCGCGAGGCGCAGTGGAGCGACGGGGAGCCGTTCACCGCCGACGACGTCGTGTTCACCCTCGAACTGCTGAAGCAGGTCCCGGCGCTGGACGGCAAGGGGGTCTGGCAGCACCTGGCCTCCGTCGAGGCCGACGGCGACCGCGTCGTGTGCCGGTTGCAGACCGACGACGTGCCCGCGCTGCCGATCATCGGCGTCACCTACGTGGTCCCGCGCCACCGCTGGGCCGAGGTCGCCGACCCCGGGACGTACCGCGACGAGAACCCCGTCGGCACCGGGCCGTTCGTGCTGGGCAACTACAACCCGCAGCAGTACTCCATGGACAGGAACCCCCGGTACTGGCAGGCCGACAGCGTCGAGATCGAACACCTCGTGCTGCCCGCCACGGACAACCAGCTCGACACCGTCACGCGCGGGTACGACTGGAGCTACTCGTTCATCTCCGACGTCCAGGGGACGTGGGGCGCGGCCAGCCCGCACAACCGCTGGTGGTTCCCGCCCGGTGGCATCGTCGCCCTGCTGCCCAACCACACCGTCGCCCCCTTCGACGACGTGGCCGTCCGCCGCGGGCTGTCGCTGGCGCTGGACCGGGGACGCATCGCCGACGTGGCCAGCGAGGGGTACATGCAGCCCGCCGGTCAGACCGGCCTCGTGCTGCCCAACCAGCAGGACTGGCTCGACCCCGCCATCCCCGACGCCGGGATGGTCGCGCAGGACACCGCGGCGGCCCTGGAGTCGTTCGCCGCGGCCGGGTACACCCAGCGCGACGGCAGGCTCGTCGGCCCCGACGGCCGGCAGTTCGCGTTCGCCCTGACCTCGGCGAACGGCTACACCGACTGGACCCGCGCGGCCCAGGAGGTCGCCGGGCAGCTCGGTGCCCTCGGCATCGAGGTCAGCCTCCAGCTCCCGCAACCGGCCGGGTACCAGTCGGCCGTCGCCAACGGCCAGTTCCAGGTGGCCCTCGGCGGCATGGGGGGCGGTGACGTGTTCCGCGCCTTCAACGACCTCATGTCCAGCGAGTTCCTGACCGACGTGGGCACCTCCACCCAGGCGAACTACGAGCGGTTCTCCGACCCCGAGGTCGACGCCCTGCTCGCCGAGTTCAGGTCCAGCACCGACCCGGCCCGCCAGCTCGCCGCGGCCCGGTCCCTGCAGCGGAAGGTCTACGAGGAGCTCCCGGCCATCGGCCTGTACTACGGCGGGCTCTGGGGCCTGTACAACGACGAGAAGTTCATCGGCTGGCCCACGGCGGAGGACCCCTACATGGCCCCGCAGAACTACGACTCCGCGCCGCTGGGGATCTTCACGCGGCTCAAGCTCGCCGGAGGTGCCGCGTGA